One Cellulosimicrobium protaetiae genomic region harbors:
- a CDS encoding glycosyltransferase: protein MTAVADGWEVAPGGRASFLTYFNAFPASYWSRWTPHTQVRLEVDLSSDDARVQVCASDAHGERRRVGEPLSPVGGTVVRELRLVGLGDGGWYWFDVTNTGGEPLRVHAARWRVPPAARPTPPVSLAITTFDRVEDCLRVLGQIGRDRRLAERLRRVVVVDQGTRSITDSPRFPDVARELGNLLRVVRQTNLGGSGGFARGLTESLNDGAERVVLLDDDVALPAGTLSRMIALSDHAEGPLLVGGQMLDMSHPTVLHAFTETVDRRTVMPALDEGGVRRHDFGEQTLAATSWMHRRGRAEYNGWWACLIPREAVDRVGLPLPFFIKWDDTEMALRAGGAGIPTVTLPGAGIWHVAWGEKDDLVGWQAYFYERNRLVTALLHYGRSTWRSALLYSLAVDVKHAVAMQYSALDLRVAAAEAVLAGPRDLAASLPTALSEVRARARAYDDARYDLPARPPGTAAPRVGSTVTSSAGALRALLRGRLRLPRASAGARTVYLTHAQATWRVLATMDEAIVENADGTAAARLRRDVRTRRELLGRSLRARGRLLRRHGALSRAYRSGLARLAGTDSWNDIFENAKD, encoded by the coding sequence GTGACAGCCGTCGCCGACGGGTGGGAGGTCGCCCCGGGGGGGAGGGCCTCGTTCCTCACCTACTTCAACGCCTTCCCGGCCTCGTACTGGAGCAGGTGGACGCCGCACACGCAGGTTCGCCTCGAGGTGGACCTCTCGTCGGACGACGCACGAGTCCAGGTGTGCGCGAGCGACGCCCACGGGGAGCGGCGCCGGGTGGGGGAGCCGCTGTCCCCGGTCGGAGGCACAGTCGTCCGCGAGCTCCGGCTCGTCGGGCTGGGTGACGGGGGCTGGTACTGGTTCGACGTCACGAACACCGGTGGAGAACCGCTCAGGGTCCACGCCGCGCGGTGGCGGGTTCCGCCCGCTGCCCGGCCGACCCCCCCGGTCTCGCTCGCGATCACGACGTTCGACCGCGTGGAGGACTGCCTGCGTGTCCTCGGCCAGATCGGGCGCGACCGCAGGCTCGCCGAGAGGTTGCGGCGCGTCGTCGTCGTCGACCAGGGCACCCGGTCGATCACCGACAGCCCTCGCTTCCCTGACGTCGCACGCGAGCTCGGGAATCTCCTGCGCGTCGTGCGGCAGACGAACCTGGGAGGGTCCGGCGGATTCGCCCGCGGTCTCACGGAGTCGCTCAACGACGGCGCCGAGCGAGTGGTCCTCCTCGACGACGACGTCGCGCTCCCGGCGGGCACCCTCTCTCGCATGATCGCGCTCTCGGACCATGCGGAGGGGCCGCTCCTGGTGGGTGGTCAGATGCTCGACATGTCGCACCCGACGGTCCTGCACGCCTTCACGGAGACGGTCGACCGCCGCACGGTCATGCCCGCCCTCGACGAGGGTGGGGTACGCCGTCACGACTTCGGCGAGCAGACGCTGGCGGCGACGTCCTGGATGCACCGTCGTGGCCGTGCCGAGTACAACGGGTGGTGGGCGTGCCTGATCCCACGGGAGGCGGTCGACCGCGTCGGGCTCCCGCTGCCGTTCTTCATCAAGTGGGACGACACCGAGATGGCGCTCCGGGCCGGTGGTGCGGGCATCCCGACCGTCACGCTTCCCGGCGCGGGGATCTGGCACGTCGCCTGGGGTGAGAAGGACGATCTCGTCGGCTGGCAGGCGTACTTCTACGAGCGCAACCGCCTGGTCACCGCGCTGCTCCACTACGGGCGGAGCACGTGGCGGTCCGCGCTCCTGTACTCCTTGGCGGTCGACGTCAAGCACGCCGTCGCGATGCAGTACTCGGCCCTCGACCTCAGGGTGGCTGCGGCGGAGGCGGTCCTTGCCGGTCCTCGGGACCTCGCCGCGTCGCTCCCGACGGCGCTGAGCGAGGTACGTGCCCGCGCACGCGCCTACGACGACGCGCGGTACGACCTGCCGGCACGACCCCCGGGGACGGCCGCCCCTCGCGTCGGCTCGACCGTGACGAGCTCGGCGGGAGCGCTCCGGGCGCTGCTCCGAGGGAGGCTGCGGCTCCCGCGTGCCTCTGCAGGGGCGCGGACGGTGTACCTTACGCATGCGCAGGCGACCTGGCGGGTGCTCGCGACGATGGACGAGGCCATCGTCGAGAACGCCGACGGCACAGCGGCCGCACGGCTCCGACGGGACGTGCGGACCCGTCGCGAGCTGCTCGGCCGCTCCCTGCGCGCCCGGGGCAGGCTCCTGCGGCGTCATGGCGCACTGAGCCGGGCCTACCGGTCGGGGCTGGCACGACTCGCCGGCACCGACTCCTGGAACGACATCTTCGAGAACGCGAAGGACTGA
- a CDS encoding ABC transporter permease — MATVGSAGIEPTEPGIGHGLLDVAKNRFLLHLLVKKELRVRYQASMLGILWSYVKPAVQFVVFYLALGVFLELNKGTEDYAVYLFSGVVVINLFGEAFGNATRSIVGNGALVRKIYLPRQLFPLASLQVAFVHFLPQLLVLVVGTLVAGWRPNLAQLAGGLLAIFIVCTLAFGLGLLFGAVNVMFRDAENFVDLIIMVATWLSPVLYTWDRVANALSDVPWLFTIYQLNPLTAAVELFHWCFWYPATSGTSELPPNMLAFGFAGLAISLLILAFGDFVFRRLEGRFAQEL, encoded by the coding sequence GTGGCGACCGTCGGCAGCGCCGGCATCGAACCGACCGAACCCGGCATCGGGCACGGGTTGCTCGATGTGGCCAAGAACCGCTTCCTCCTGCACCTGCTGGTGAAGAAGGAGCTGCGCGTCCGCTATCAGGCGTCGATGCTCGGCATCCTCTGGTCCTACGTGAAGCCGGCGGTCCAGTTCGTCGTCTTCTACCTGGCCCTGGGCGTGTTCCTGGAGCTCAACAAGGGCACCGAGGACTACGCCGTCTATCTCTTCTCCGGCGTCGTGGTGATCAACCTCTTCGGCGAGGCTTTCGGCAACGCGACCCGCTCGATCGTGGGCAACGGTGCGCTGGTGCGCAAGATCTACCTGCCCCGGCAGCTCTTCCCGCTCGCCTCGCTCCAGGTCGCCTTCGTGCACTTCTTGCCCCAGCTGCTCGTGCTCGTGGTCGGCACTCTCGTCGCGGGCTGGAGACCCAACCTCGCCCAGCTTGCCGGGGGTCTCCTCGCGATCTTCATCGTCTGCACGCTCGCCTTCGGTCTCGGGCTCCTCTTCGGCGCCGTCAACGTGATGTTCCGGGACGCCGAGAACTTCGTGGACCTCATCATCATGGTCGCCACCTGGCTGTCCCCGGTGCTCTACACCTGGGACCGGGTGGCGAACGCCCTCTCCGACGTCCCGTGGCTCTTCACGATCTACCAGCTGAACCCCCTGACGGCGGCGGTCGAGCTGTTCCACTGGTGCTTCTGGTACCCCGCCACGTCGGGCACCTCCGAGCTCCCGCCGAACATGCTCGCGTTCGGGTTCGCCGGACTCGCCATCTCGTTGTTGATCCTCGCCTTCGGAGACTTCGTGTTCCGTCGGCTCGAGGGCCGATTCGCACAGGAGCTCTGA
- a CDS encoding ABC transporter ATP-binding protein: MTTSIEIAGVGKDFRLNHSRSLKDMVVSKVRKRDRHETFQALDDVSVQVQQGESVALLGLNGSGKSTLLKLISGVMRPDRGSIRVRGRLAGLIEVGAGFHPDLTGRENVFLNGAILGMDEATIRRRFDDIVAFSEIEKFIDTEVKFYSSGMFLRLAFSVCVYTEPEVFLVDEILAVGDEPFQQKCLARIREIQDEGRTLVIVSHDLDMVQKICERGVVLERGHVVYDGESAGAVQQLRR, from the coding sequence ATGACGACCAGCATCGAGATCGCCGGGGTCGGCAAGGACTTCCGCCTGAACCACAGCCGATCGCTCAAGGACATGGTGGTGTCCAAGGTCCGCAAGAGGGACCGCCATGAGACCTTCCAGGCGCTGGACGACGTCTCCGTCCAGGTCCAGCAGGGGGAGAGCGTCGCCCTGCTGGGGCTCAACGGCTCCGGGAAGTCGACCCTCCTGAAGCTCATCTCCGGCGTCATGCGGCCCGACCGCGGGTCCATCCGGGTCCGCGGGCGTCTCGCCGGCCTCATCGAGGTCGGGGCGGGCTTCCACCCCGACCTCACCGGCCGGGAGAACGTCTTCCTCAACGGTGCGATCCTCGGCATGGACGAGGCGACGATCCGTCGCCGGTTCGACGACATCGTCGCGTTCTCGGAGATCGAGAAGTTCATCGACACCGAGGTGAAGTTCTACTCCTCGGGCATGTTCCTCCGGCTCGCCTTCTCGGTGTGCGTCTACACGGAGCCCGAGGTGTTCCTCGTCGACGAGATCCTCGCCGTGGGCGACGAGCCCTTCCAGCAGAAGTGCCTCGCGCGCATCCGCGAGATCCAGGACGAGGGCCGCACGCTCGTCATCGTGAGCCACGACCTCGACATGGTGCAGAAGATCTGCGAGCGCGGTGTCGTGCTCGAGCGCGGCCACGTCGTGTACGACGGCGAGTCCGCCGGCGCGGTGCAGCAGCTCCGGCGCTGA
- a CDS encoding glycosyltransferase, translating to MTSPSATTSNPSAGSPQEAQGNTIQRVHFGPATDAAVGLYVKTAHGDAELSRTSATLPPHARLTTETYFGRIPAAYLQRWTTARSLRISLTVTGRGLVSVVANGTAPTSRPVEVREVAFDTPTDVVFDVALDKYLDGGYLWLEAQAGDDSLTLADVRVVAGSPAQDRPTSVVICTYNRPADCLATLDSLSRDPEVLEVVETVYVVDQGTSRVTDQPGFGDVRSRFGDRLQVIEQRNLGGAGGFTRGLFEITGKKSEEHANVLFMDDDIVLEPETVLRMTAFANHAIRPMIVGGQMLYLYQPTRLHTNAETVNLHALRAGLPVDEKSHDVNLLQRLPRKWMDAGYNAWWSCLIPAEVVREIGFPLPMFFQWDDIEYGVRARQHGIPTTTLPGAGVWHADFSLKDWDDWSRYFSHRNSLITAALHSDAVPADVTKTLGKQFARYIAGHQYGMTATLIKAIDDFLAGPSVLADGGEQALKDVLALRKEYPDTIRRTPEDLADAGLDAVPTVKLEGTPSLPSLVLAKRLASQALGHTRGAANITAGDSQWWHTALFRQVVVTDASQDAFRVRTYDPKAVRQLSRDASAALWRLRRQGAAARDAWRDALPRLTSRESWERLYASGD from the coding sequence ATGACATCACCTTCTGCCACGACGTCGAACCCGTCCGCAGGCTCGCCGCAGGAGGCGCAGGGGAACACGATCCAGCGGGTCCACTTCGGTCCCGCGACCGACGCGGCCGTGGGCCTGTACGTCAAGACCGCGCACGGCGACGCCGAGCTGTCGAGGACGAGCGCCACTCTGCCCCCGCACGCGCGCCTGACCACGGAGACGTACTTCGGCCGCATCCCGGCGGCCTACCTCCAGCGCTGGACGACCGCGCGCTCGTTGCGGATCTCCCTGACCGTCACGGGTCGCGGGCTCGTCTCGGTCGTGGCCAACGGCACGGCCCCGACCTCGCGACCGGTGGAGGTGCGCGAGGTCGCGTTCGACACGCCGACCGACGTCGTCTTCGACGTCGCGCTCGACAAGTACCTCGACGGGGGCTACCTCTGGCTCGAGGCGCAGGCAGGCGACGACTCGCTCACCCTCGCCGACGTCCGGGTGGTCGCCGGGTCGCCCGCTCAGGACCGCCCGACCTCCGTGGTCATCTGCACGTACAACCGCCCCGCGGACTGCCTGGCGACGCTCGACTCGCTCTCCCGCGACCCCGAGGTGCTCGAGGTCGTCGAGACCGTGTACGTCGTGGACCAGGGCACGTCCCGTGTCACGGACCAGCCGGGGTTCGGCGACGTCCGCTCGCGCTTCGGCGACCGTCTGCAGGTCATCGAGCAGCGCAACCTCGGAGGCGCCGGCGGGTTCACCCGCGGCCTCTTCGAGATCACCGGCAAGAAGTCCGAGGAGCACGCGAACGTCCTCTTCATGGACGACGACATCGTCCTCGAGCCGGAGACGGTCCTGCGGATGACGGCCTTCGCGAACCACGCGATCCGGCCGATGATCGTCGGCGGCCAGATGCTCTACCTGTACCAGCCCACGCGGCTCCACACGAACGCCGAGACCGTCAACCTCCACGCCCTCCGGGCCGGGCTTCCCGTCGACGAGAAGTCGCACGACGTCAACCTGCTCCAGCGCCTTCCGCGCAAGTGGATGGATGCGGGCTACAACGCCTGGTGGTCGTGCCTGATCCCCGCGGAGGTCGTGCGGGAGATCGGCTTCCCGCTGCCGATGTTCTTCCAGTGGGACGACATCGAGTACGGGGTGCGCGCGCGACAGCACGGGATCCCCACGACGACCCTCCCTGGTGCCGGCGTGTGGCACGCCGACTTCTCGCTCAAGGACTGGGACGACTGGTCCCGGTACTTCTCCCACCGCAACTCGCTGATCACCGCGGCGCTGCACTCGGACGCCGTGCCGGCTGACGTCACCAAGACGCTCGGGAAGCAGTTCGCGCGGTACATCGCCGGGCACCAGTACGGGATGACCGCGACGCTCATCAAGGCCATCGACGACTTCCTCGCCGGTCCGTCGGTGCTCGCGGACGGTGGCGAGCAGGCGCTCAAGGACGTGCTCGCCCTCCGCAAGGAGTACCCCGACACGATCCGTCGGACGCCCGAGGACCTGGCCGACGCCGGGCTCGACGCCGTACCGACGGTCAAGCTCGAGGGGACGCCGAGCCTCCCGTCGCTCGTGCTGGCGAAGCGGCTCGCCTCCCAGGCCCTCGGGCACACGCGTGGCGCTGCGAACATCACCGCCGGGGACTCCCAGTGGTGGCACACGGCGCTGTTCCGCCAGGTCGTCGTCACCGACGCCTCGCAGGACGCGTTCCGTGTCCGCACCTACGACCCGAAGGCCGTCCGGCAGCTCTCGCGCGACGCGAGCGCGGCGCTGTGGCGCCTCCGCCGCCAGGGGGCCGCTGCGCGCGACGCGTGGCGCGACGCGCTGCCGCGGCTCACGAGCCGCGAGAGCTGGGAGCGTCTCTACGCCTCCGGCGACTGA
- a CDS encoding glycosyltransferase family 2 protein, with product MADRRPRLSLIVPAYNEQESAGEIVGFYREIARAHASLEVELVLVDDGSDDGTAEAVRAHLTDQDPAVVVSLSRNFGSHAAITAGLSACTGDAALTLSADRQEPLSAVADFVAEWQDGADVVWGLRSVRATRKGASETFATTFSRVFNKASTVPTYPQEGPSQILVTRQVIDVLEAMPENNRNVLAMVAWSGFEQRRIFFEQLPRPHGVSKWTSSKKIKLVVDSFVEFSSAPVRWVTLAGVGLGALGALLLLAALVLALVPGTSGTVALVCGLVLLVGGLNLFALGVVGEYVWRAGDDARRRPVYIARGTWRTGSSAAPSPYETDV from the coding sequence ATGGCAGACCGCCGACCGCGGCTCAGTTTGATCGTGCCGGCCTACAACGAGCAGGAGAGCGCGGGCGAGATCGTCGGCTTCTACCGCGAGATCGCACGGGCGCACGCCTCGCTTGAGGTCGAGCTCGTCCTCGTGGACGACGGGTCGGACGACGGGACCGCCGAGGCCGTGCGCGCGCACCTCACGGACCAGGACCCCGCGGTCGTCGTCTCGCTCTCGCGCAACTTCGGCTCGCACGCCGCGATCACGGCGGGGCTCTCCGCGTGCACGGGCGACGCCGCGCTCACGCTGAGCGCCGACAGGCAGGAGCCCCTGTCGGCCGTCGCCGACTTCGTGGCGGAGTGGCAGGACGGCGCCGACGTGGTGTGGGGGCTGCGTTCCGTGCGCGCGACGCGCAAGGGAGCGTCGGAGACGTTCGCCACGACCTTCTCGCGCGTGTTCAACAAGGCGTCGACGGTCCCGACGTACCCGCAGGAGGGCCCGTCGCAGATCCTCGTCACGCGGCAGGTCATCGACGTGCTGGAGGCGATGCCGGAGAACAACCGCAACGTCCTGGCGATGGTGGCGTGGTCGGGGTTCGAGCAGCGTCGGATCTTCTTCGAGCAGCTGCCGCGCCCGCACGGCGTGAGCAAGTGGACGTCCTCGAAGAAGATCAAGCTCGTCGTCGACTCGTTCGTCGAGTTCTCCTCCGCCCCCGTGCGGTGGGTCACTCTCGCCGGCGTCGGCCTGGGCGCGCTCGGCGCGCTGCTCCTCCTGGCGGCCCTGGTCCTCGCCCTGGTCCCGGGCACGAGCGGTACGGTCGCGCTCGTCTGCGGCCTCGTCCTGCTGGTCGGGGGGCTCAACCTCTTCGCCCTGGGTGTCGTCGGCGAGTACGTCTGGCGCGCCGGCGACGACGCTCGGCGGCGGCCCGTCTACATCGCGAGAGGGACGTGGCGCACCGGCTCGTCGGCCGCGCCGTCCCCCTACGAAACCGACGTGTGA
- a CDS encoding SpoIID/LytB domain-containing protein — protein MRSSYPRRGGRRGAALGLVLVASLVFLPAPAQAEESYPVEPEGTFTFVGHGYGHGRGLSQWGAHGAAVAGLTTNQILAFYYPGTSITGQPDTDITVRLTTGRSNELAVDTAPGLALRWQGGTLPLPTTSTGNRILSWRLFRGPTSLLLDFVDTSAPVWRRYSVVPGSSATFLSSTGRLRLVQPDFQRREYRGGLGLLTSGTSGVLTFNAVRMEQYVPSVLPAEMPSSWPPAALRAQAVAARTYASHQRHFATGPTHTCDTTACQVYPGVALYALDGRLVRSYEATPTTTAVTATANQVLVTGGAFSYAFTQFSSSNGGWSAAGSQPYLVAKPDPYDGLVPNGVHRWTQSVAASRVAAAYPAVGRPQRLTVLGRDGRGEWGGRISLLRVEGSAGSVTVSGDAFRTATGLRSTWWSTARPTQTAGGVMRDVTGDGIPDAFGRDGSRGTLSFYAGRADGSFSAPRVVGTGWGMHDWIGSPGDVDRDGVPDLYAREAATGVLWLYELDRTGVARSRRAVGTGWHTVDQIVLPGDVTGDGVPDVYGRNAATGNLQFYAGAGGGALQPPRTVDAGWHTLDAVLGIGDVTSDGVPDLLGRRRNDGALVLYPLRRDGTVVGATVVNRGWAPFDMLVGASGSAGSAVYARAPGGAGGTLVRYPVGPGGAVSPGTAVGTGWNLHTSVS, from the coding sequence ATGCGGAGCTCGTACCCACGGCGCGGGGGGCGCAGGGGGGCGGCGCTCGGCCTCGTGCTCGTCGCCTCGCTCGTCTTCCTGCCCGCACCGGCCCAGGCCGAGGAGTCCTACCCCGTGGAGCCCGAGGGGACCTTCACCTTCGTCGGGCACGGGTACGGGCACGGCAGAGGACTGTCCCAGTGGGGTGCGCACGGTGCAGCGGTGGCCGGGCTGACGACCAACCAGATCCTCGCCTTCTACTACCCCGGCACCTCGATCACCGGTCAGCCCGACACCGACATCACCGTCCGGCTCACGACGGGACGATCGAACGAGCTCGCCGTCGACACGGCCCCCGGGCTCGCCCTGCGCTGGCAGGGCGGGACGTTGCCGTTGCCCACCACGTCGACGGGGAACCGGATCCTGAGCTGGCGGCTCTTCCGCGGCCCGACCTCTCTCCTCCTCGACTTCGTCGACACGAGCGCGCCGGTGTGGCGTCGCTACAGCGTCGTCCCGGGTTCGTCGGCCACCTTCCTCTCGTCGACCGGCCGGCTCCGGCTCGTCCAGCCCGACTTCCAGCGCCGCGAGTACCGGGGCGGTCTCGGTCTCCTGACCTCGGGGACCTCAGGCGTCCTCACGTTCAACGCGGTCCGCATGGAGCAGTACGTGCCGTCGGTCCTGCCCGCCGAGATGCCGTCGTCGTGGCCGCCCGCCGCGCTGCGCGCGCAGGCCGTCGCGGCACGCACCTACGCCTCGCACCAACGGCACTTCGCCACCGGGCCGACCCACACGTGCGACACCACCGCGTGCCAGGTCTACCCCGGGGTCGCGCTCTACGCTCTCGACGGTCGGCTGGTCAGGTCGTACGAGGCGACGCCCACGACGACGGCGGTCACCGCGACGGCGAACCAGGTGCTCGTCACCGGCGGAGCCTTCTCCTACGCGTTCACGCAGTTCAGCTCCTCGAACGGCGGCTGGAGCGCGGCGGGCAGCCAGCCCTATCTCGTCGCGAAGCCCGATCCCTACGACGGCCTGGTGCCGAACGGGGTCCACCGCTGGACGCAGTCCGTCGCCGCCTCCCGGGTCGCTGCGGCGTACCCCGCGGTGGGCCGGCCGCAGCGCCTCACGGTGCTGGGGCGGGACGGGCGCGGCGAGTGGGGCGGGCGCATCTCGCTCCTGCGCGTCGAGGGCTCGGCCGGGAGCGTGACCGTGAGCGGCGACGCGTTCCGCACGGCGACCGGGCTGCGCTCCACCTGGTGGAGCACGGCACGGCCCACCCAGACCGCCGGCGGGGTCATGCGCGACGTCACGGGCGACGGGATCCCGGACGCCTTCGGACGCGACGGGTCGCGCGGCACGCTCTCGTTCTACGCCGGGCGTGCCGACGGGAGCTTCTCGGCACCGCGCGTCGTCGGCACGGGGTGGGGCATGCACGACTGGATCGGCTCCCCCGGCGACGTGGACCGGGACGGCGTCCCCGACCTGTACGCGCGGGAGGCCGCGACCGGCGTGCTGTGGCTCTACGAGCTCGACCGCACGGGCGTCGCCCGCTCGCGTCGCGCGGTCGGCACCGGCTGGCACACCGTCGACCAGATCGTCCTGCCGGGCGACGTCACCGGCGACGGCGTCCCGGACGTCTACGGACGCAACGCGGCGACCGGGAACCTGCAGTTCTACGCAGGTGCTGGCGGAGGAGCGCTCCAGCCGCCCCGCACCGTCGACGCCGGCTGGCACACGCTCGACGCCGTCCTCGGGATCGGAGACGTGACCTCGGACGGAGTCCCGGACCTCCTCGGCCGACGACGCAACGACGGCGCGCTCGTGCTGTACCCGCTGCGGCGTGACGGGACCGTCGTCGGCGCGACCGTCGTCAACCGCGGGTGGGCTCCCTTCGACATGCTCGTCGGCGCCAGCGGTTCCGCGGGTTCAGCGGTCTACGCCCGCGCCCCCGGGGGCGCGGGCGGCACGCTCGTGCGCTACCCGGTCGGACCGGGCGGGGCCGTCTCCCCCGGGACCGCCGTCGGGACCGGCTGGAACCTTCACACGTCGGTTTCGTAG